The window ATCACAGATGTGTAAATAGAACAAAGGGGGGTATTCTCTCTGATGAAACTATACAGTTGAAGAGAAAATAAGAAGATTAGTTATATTTCTTACCTGAAGGGGACATGTAGCGCCATAGAATCCCTCCAACAAGATTGTTCAGGGAATGCGAAGCCATTGGTACAATGATACTTGAGGTTACTGCTGTCGCAAGACCATAAGCAAGCCCCACAAATGTTGCCCTGAAATGGTTTGCATTAAAATTTAGATTGTAGtcacattttcttcttcttctttttttttttgttagggcATTTGAACAACCGCCTCTCCGAATGCCACAGTAAGGAGACTCGATcacaggccatgccttgggagagTGGGTACACTACCAACTTGGCTACTGAGCTGGGTGTAGAGTGGGGCCAGATTAGCAGTGAAGTATAAGGTCAAAAGCATTTCTTTGGAGAGATCTTTCATTGAGAATCAAAACCCATCAGCCTAAATATTCAGTAAGGCTATTTTTGGGCATGCCCGCTTTTGGTGGAAAATGGCAATTTTGGGTGAAACGGACCATCCTGGATCTGGTTTCCAGAACTAGCACTGGGCTCAAAgtgatgatcataaccatctgattaatgaccaaaaaatggatggtctagatcatttaCCAAAAAGCCTTGTGAATGCTTTTTGGTAAATGTTCAAGAAAATGTTTCAATCATGTCGTAACTCAAAAACAAATCTAGCAaggcatgaacatgattaccagacAGCAAACGAATACTTCCGGCCGCTTCCCAAGTGAAGAGCTCCAAATATAGCACCGACTGCCAAGGCACTCTTCCAACTAAGCCCAAAGAGAGGCAGTAAGGCCCCACGGAAAAGCAGCTCCTGAGATGACAGCATTTATGTGATATGAAGGCAGTGATTCTTGTTTGCTATCTAAGGCAcagatctttgtagtttacctcaCTAATCCCAGGCAGAAATGCTACCACCACATAATCCAAAGGTTGAAGTGAACCGAGGACCTGAAATACAAAATTGTAATAGTTGCAGAAACTCTAACACAACAAGCAAGGATTAAATTGATGCAATTTGACAGGTACAGCTTCATGCATAGGAAATCTATTAAATCTTATTTTCAGTTCTTAGATTCAAAATGGGGTTCAAGTCCAAGCTCAATGGTAAACAACCTTCACCACAACATTGAAACATCAggtaaaacccaaaaaaaaaaaaaaccctgtttCAAAGATTCAATATATTGTTATGCAGTATGCGCAGATTTGTGAAAGTTACAAATCTTGATAGTTATTCAAGAGACGATTGATATATTGAAACAAATGGCACAAGTAAGATTCCTTTATTTATTTGAGACCGAGTTCTCCATTCATTCGGAACAGGGATCTTCCCTGTTTTGAACTTAGtttgtagatgtggggcccatgattggtGTATCCAAGCCATAGCtctgatggccccatcatggatggaccattcccagAATACCCTCTCCATTTGTCAACTCTAACCTTCCTGTTGTTGGCATGCAAATACACGGCTAAAAAGAAATGCATGAACAAACCACATTCAATGGAGGAAAGACCAAAGATTCGATagctaggatcttctaatttgGGAGCTTTGGAGGGAATGGTACATCCATGATGGTGGCCGTTGGATGgatcaaccatgggccccacttctacaaACCAAGTTTTGAACAGGGAAGTGCCCTGTTCAGAATGAAGAGGGAACTCTCCCCCGATctagttatttatttttaaaagatagaTCCAACATCTTTTTGCTTGTGGTTGACAAACAGACTATACATGCCATGTTTCAAGCAAGAGGAGCACTTTCCCTTAGGGGGTGTCTGATTTTCCAAATCGCCTGTAAATGCAAGGAAAGAAGTCATTATTACCTTTTACAAATGTTTGCCAAGGTATGGAAATAAGTGCATATTTCCTCCTCGGAAATCGGTCCAAGAAGAGCTAACTTAaatttgtgagccccaccgtgatgtatgtgtatccatgccgtccatcagttttaccaTAACATTTTAGGGGCATGAGCcaacaaatgaggcagatccgaagctcaagtggaccacaccacaggaaacagtgatcctAAAGaggtccaccattgaaagctatttcattcctagggcccacattgaggtttgtttgtcatctaacctattcagaAGGATTCAGagccatggataaagggaaaacacaaatatcagcttcatacaaaacttctggggcccccaagaagttttcaacggtaggtgctCATATCCCATtatttgctgtggtgtggtccacttgagctttggatttgcttcatttttcagctcatgccctaaaatgagcttgcgaaAGGGATTGATGCCATGGattattacggtgggccccactgtttttTTCGTTTTCTGCCTTGGGTTTGGAGACAGAATACATCAATGGTCATACTTGTCAATGTCAGGTTGGAAGTGCTGCTGTAATTTCAaaggtaaataatcattacccatttacggGTATTTACAAGAgggtttgaaaaataaaaaaccccCTTATAGTAATTCTCCATGACAGGATTTTCTTAATTCTTTAAAAGACACTACCAGGTCGAAATATAAGGCATACCTGTTGATTGGCTGCTTCACTGGACTCTGCAAAATCTGGCCATATTTTCAATAGTAAATATCGACATGACGATATCAATATAACCAGTCCTGTGATCAACTCAAGATGCCATGTCTCAAAATCAACTGTATATGAAACCAATCAGTGACTCCtctaaaataatgaaaatatttgCTACAAGCATAACAGAGAGGGTTCATGTAAAACAAGGAAACAATCATAAGTGCAAAAGGAAACtgtataggaaaaaaaaaaaaaagcgtgaAAATTTTTACATGATACTTCTGTGGATGAGTCAAGGATTGCCCATCCTTCTGTAAATGCAATATGAGAAACCTGCAAGTCACAACCAGAGAGGGAAGGTGAGTATTTAGTTGGGAACACTTAAGTTTGGATGCAGAAGTGAAATGTGTGTGTAACACTTAGTTCAGGTCCACAAGTGaaatgtgtgcatgcatgtgtgtatgcagtgtgtgtgtgtgtgtgtacgtcATGCTATATTGATCAATTCAAGCCTAAATAACTGGGCCAAGGCTATGGCAACGATGATTGCAATTTAATCCGACGGTGCATATGAACACACCACTAAGAATATAAATAGGTTGCAGAATCTAACCATAAAACTAACCCAAAAATGTGGAGATCTTGTTAAACATGCATAGCTAGAATTGTGTTGTTATCTGGGTGTTGGAGAATCCGATGCATGATAAGCATGTAGAAAACTTGAACTAGACTTTAAGAAAAGCTGCTACTTGTCCTACCATTTTGAAGATTAAACCAGGTTTTATGAACTTGGAGAAGTATAACAGAAAAATGCTTCCATTCCTCCAGGGAAATGGAAGGCAGCAACTCCCTATAGACCCAACAAAAAAAGCTGGAAAATGtgaattaaaagaagaagaatttaTTATATGCCTGCCAACAGGCCAGACCTGACATTGGCTTCAAGGTTGCGAACACGGGACTTGCACTCGACTCAGTTGGTCCACAAAAGTTGACTCAGGTGAGTCACATTTTTCAGAGTAAATACTTatataattataaaaattatagaaaaatattttaaaatacttAATTACCTGATGGTTAGTATTGTTTGATCTGATTCTAGAGATATgccccataatttggatggtgaaGACATACATGAGTGCCAAGTAAGAGGAGGCTGAGTCATCTAGTTTTAAAATCAAACAGGTGGTAAACTACAATACTAGTGTAGCCTGTACTTTTTTAAAGTATTAGGTTGGCAAGGCATACTCTGTGAACACACATATAACAGGAGAGTCCTTCATGACACCACATATGCCAACTTGGCACACGTATGAGATCTAAGCAGTCCACTTTGTAGATTTCATTTCTTTAAAGTCAAGCTCGGTCCATTTGTGAATTTAAGAAGTGATAGGATATCTTCAAAAAGCTTGGCTAAACATTTTTAGCCATTCGTTTGCTTTGTAGCCTCTAAGGTCCACTGATCAGGGCACAGGCCTTATTTTTGCTCAACAGGAGTTTCATAAAGGGAACCATCTAATGAGCAGAGTGGATTGCCCTAAGTGACTCTTCAGCACATGAAATAGATGGGATCTGTCATACACATGCGCGTGCCCAGCAAGGCCCCGACTTCTTTGTCTAGTCTGTGAATAGTGAGGGAGAAAGAAATTTGATAGTAGCGTGGAGTATGAAAGATTATACATAGGCACTTCAAGGTTCTACATGTAAAATACAAATAACTCAAATTGAAATGCCCCAATGGTGATCCCCAATTTAAATGCAGTGTTaacaaaaaattaaatttatgcTAATTAAATAATGTAACTATTGTGAACAATTATTGGATGATTGGAAAGAAGAATAGACAACCCTCCTAATTCATCAAATATGTGACCATAAATCAGAGGTTTGGACCCTTCAGCCAATCAAGTTTTCGGGACAATCTCTCTATAGTAGGTCCCGCAATTTCAATggtattttggagcttttgtttTGGCAAGCTTCCAGTTTCTGAGTGCACATGCATCAACCATCTCAATCTGACAAAAGTATCAAATgactcttctttctccttttctcctCCAAGCAGAAGACGACCAGGAACCATCAGGGAGTTGCAGACTGACATTTTTAACCCCATCACTACCCGCCACCGCCTTCCATACAAGGcactatggaaaaaaaaaaaaaaaactaacacaTATAGGTCACACAAATTGTCAAGACATACCCATTTTTTACCACTGCGGGTTACTCAAAAACTCAGTCAAATTCATCCAAGTGACATTTGATTTTGCCCTCCATCAAGACTACACCTATTTTGGCTCAATAGGGCTTCAAAAGCAGGTTGACTCGACCAAGTCCTGAGTGGAATCGGCAAGTAGGCCAACCTTGGTTAGCTTCAGCCTGGACTTTCAACCTGTCGTGCCGGGCATATTCAAAATTTTTATCTTGCCCAGCCCGACTGTGGCCCATCGACATCCCTATATTAGTTTTTTAAGAAGACAACAGGAGCAACTTGGATGGCAATGAAAGAGGAAAGATGAGGGTTTCTATGACAAATAAAACAGTACTCAGAAAAAGGAAGAAACCAACCTGTCGAATTATCACACCCAAAGTGAATATCAACCCAGATGTGACGATGCAAGCCTGAAGCACAACACTCCTAGAAGAACTTGGGGTAGAAGTAGAACTCTTTCCAATCAAGTTATCATTCAACAACTCCACACTATCATCAGAAATAACATCACCTACTGCAGATGATCTGTCTTCAAACCTGTCATATTCATTTGAAGGATGCTTGTTAGTTTCTGAAGTTCTACTTTTGGGTGCTTCCCCATCTTTTCTTGCTTTTCTGACAGATTTCCGAGTTGCAAAAGCTCTTAGATCAGCTCCAAAGCCCTGCAAGAATGATGAGAAGACTACTTGTATAGAAGTATTGGTATAATTTAAATTACTCCGCAATTATTTTTTATTGCTTTCATCTTAAGGTATTTGAAGTTCTACTGAAGGGAGACTGAGAATGTTTatctatcacacacacacacacacacacaagaattTAAACTTAGAAATGCGTAGTAATGCAACTTTGCATTGCTTcccaacaaaataataataatattgaaaAGGAAACTTCGAAATGCACTTACGTGGTGTCCTTTGGCAGGCAAAATCCTCCTCCTAGAGGGTAAAAAGCCACTACACTTTCTACCTGATAATGTGATATTTTTTTCCGATCGGAGTGAGCAGCAAATCATCTCGACCAATAATTAACAATTCATGAAACATACAATGCACATCCAACAAAAAAGAGAGGTAGAAATGTAGTTGGAAATGCATCAACAAATGTAGTTGGAATTTTGTGTGATCAttttgaactagtatgatctaaagtctagaacctcgcatatcatatttaaaatttcatgtcttgcatcaaattggtatcagagcttagggttcttataagggaatgcattgcatgtttagggtttggtctaTTCACATTTAGTTTGCATTAACTCTCATCATGGAGTCTTGTAAGATCATTTAGCctcatttagacgcatatagttgtgttagagggtctttgagttggggaacagttgtatgcccacacgtactagtcgcggttttggtttgcaccctacgctAAATATGGAGCAATAGcaagaatcaatggacaacctaacccggcagtttgagtctttgggtaagcgcttggaacaacgtattgactATCTCCTTGAACAAATTAATGTCCGTGTTACCCAATTAGAGACCTCCGCCTGGGCAAACCCcgtcattggggaagatgcccaatcttaggcaggtggtcaggaggatagaccaaggaatggaggtgacCAAGGAATCGGTTATGGGTGCGTACccatgcacccaccccgtgagggacatcaagaccactatcagtgttcgaattatctccgatattatcgaaatatctccaatattatctttatctccagctcaacgatactgataacactggtagcgatatcgataacattggtagtatcagaaattctaggtattagtAATGTATCCCTAAGTATcgtcaatgcatcaatatcactaatgtaatcgccaatattttcaactatgtaaattgtaAGTGtctcttgtattgccaatgcatcaatatcaccaatgtatcaccaatattttcgactatgtaaattctaggtaatgcttgtatcataagagtatcggcgatatttcaataatatcgccaacgtattgatatcatcaaaaaatattttattagaaaaaaatatatatatttcaatttttttatgggcacatggttgtatgtagtgttcaatttgtcattgaggatattgataatatcttgatattatcgatatcgcaacatgcgtgatattgataccataatctttcatttcctttccaattgttgatgatttcttggtgaaatatcatgtttgttgatattttgcaatatcgatggatgtttgaatggaaggttggatggttaaataggccgaatgggatggttggactgatttcttacaacaacacatgcttttaaggccccttttgcaatttttcatttctaaatatgcaagtatgtacattttaacatctcctgaagtttcgctgaaaattccaccgtttttcccgtGTTTCCCCAAATTTTTGGTTATcaacgatatcaatattgtttttgtatccctagccaacgaaacttgtaacgataccgatacttcgaacactcaCCATTATGACcccgatgcgcaactcctcaagggagttagagtagatgcccccacTTTTGATAGCTACTTGGACCgtaaagcttttctagattggttgacAGATAtgaaccactattttgagtggtatgatatatcggatgctcgtcgagtccgattcgccaagatgaagcttgtgggccaagcaaagaggtttcgCGCTACTttagagcgaaagaaagaaagttcGAGGGAggtcccaatagtccattggggacaAATGAAaaaaactcttaaggaaaaatacCTCCCTTTTTCTtaccacttgaggttggttgaggaatgatagtctcttcgacaaggttccatgagtgttgctgaatacattgagaagttcaaaGAGTACTTGACCCATTGTGAAGTTGATAAGGACCCTgtactcactcttgctcgatttaaggcgggcctccgttctgacattaggagagaattgctcgccaaggacatagacactcttgaacagatgtatcaagcagtattggaggtcgagcaatacctcaaagcatctgcgggaaggcggtttgagtctCGTGATTGTGGCGCTAAGGTCAACCCTTCTGGGGATAAAATTGACACTAGATATCAGTATAAGCCTTCCGGTAGCTCTCAGTCTAGGCCCCAGAATGATAAGGGTAAAGAcgttgtcggatctggctcgcgcAGAAGCGAGgcgactaggtgttttagatgacaggggtttggtcactttgcccaccagtgtggcacgaaagaaggcaccaaggtgttccttattgaggGGCAAGTAGAAGTAATGCCCCAAAAAGTAACGGtaaggaggaagaatatgagctaaCAGAAGCTCCTAGTGATAAgaaagagggagcgcaagagtctgcgacccttgcGGTTAAGCGTTGCGCCTTTGCACAAGCAAAGAATACCGACGATtagcgccgcaacacgatctccAATACTAACACAAAATGTAGTGATAAGAGCTGcgagatgatcgtggatagcgaTGGTTGTGCCAACATGGCATCAACTAGCACTGTGAGCCGTCTGGACTTCAAACTTGAAGCCCATACTCAACCCTATATAGTGTCTTGGTTTGATGAAACTTTCATTCCAATCTTGCACCGCTGTCTTGTTCCTATtcggtttggatcatataaagacacattttagtgtgatgttgttcctatttAGTTTGGGACgtataaacctaggaagcctattgatatTGTCCCTATAtccctgtcccataggccattaAAGTCTacagagtcctttgcacatcacattcattcattacatcaagaaatcaggcaaaagatcaaTAGTAGTAATGAACGTTACAAAATTTCAGCAGACCAACATAAACATTTCAAGGagttcaatgtaggggactctgtgacAGTCCGCATCAGGCCCAAGCGGTACCTTCAGGgggccgttcgtaaattacacacgcgtagcgctggactattcaaaattataaaacgaaactgtctcaatgcgtatgtgatagatcttccaccttccatgggaattagttccacattcaatgtggaggatctagttgatttttatgggaccactgatacattgtccggcCTTTCGCCCAATCATCCTGATTCCCTAGACCTGTTCCTTGATCCATGGTCTCTTCTCGATCCttctttccagcctctacctcccatacctacccttcccacacccagagaggagatgaaggatatcctggaccatcagatagtacaGACATCGAACGGTGGATTTCAAAAGTttctggtcaagtggaagtcacgcccagcttcagacaatacgtgactcactgaggaggagcttcagagacttgatcctgatatcttggagcggttcacaaattttgtttcgccagtggcgaaatcttcgcagcctgGGAGAGTTGATTGGGACATCACGCGCGCACACACGCCCCctcccccctacgcacgtacgcatgaaggagggccccaccatcaatctggatcgatgacgacgtctaggaaaagcctcctagttagaggactgtgttttgattcattggagtggacccgatcgtcatgtgaatcccactatGGGTTCccatgatcgtggcctactattctaaataatctagtactttaggttttgcttattattgttattaggaatatcatggacggtttaaattgctttgattagttattttttattacttcgtctccaagtaataaagtgcgcacatggcgcgagttttgaggtataggattttattataaataggcaccccttgtagtctttttttttctcattgatgattggaataaaatttctgcgtttttcctgctcctttctgagttgtgaaaacctaattgggtatGAAGTCCTCCCTTTTTCGAAGGGCTACTactgtggtgcaaagccacacccatcccgattGCCCCCATCTCGTACCATCCATATTCATCTTTTCCTACAGCTATCCAACCTTCAAATCCATTGTTATTTTGCAGTCAATCCTTTCCTACAATAGATTTCCAGAATCCGGCCCTGCAAGAaggctaaaacttcggcggagcaatACGCGTGGACCGGAACGCAAATCAGGCTGAAACTTGGTGGTTGTGTGGCCCAGCCCTAGCCAACCAAACCCAAGTTGGGATTTTTTGggtttgtggaccccacacacgtgcggacagCCCTCAGCACACGTGCGTTAGGCCTAGcctgttgtccacacgtgtggcctggTTTCAGGttcactctctcttctctttcattcctctcttacttgatttccctaaccctaaccctagattgtcttaaATCCCAATTTTTATGCCCTTTTCTACGACCCTAGGGTTCCCCAAATTGAAACCTGTGAATCCCTTGGGTTGGGGAAATAtttatgtgcatgtgtggatgaatttactctcctttgagcattgtttggtctataactttaattgatccagccctagcatgtgtaagcctagacccgcatagattccccttgattgagtgtttgactttatgtgggatgtggaattttgtgtgatcgTTTTGAACTGGTATGACCGAAAGCTTCGAATctcgcatatcatgtttaaaatttcatgtcctgcatcaaacatGTGCCACAAACAACCTTCAAGCGCCCTCATATATGTCACATTCAACCTTCAAGCACCCCATATGTGCCATATTCAACCTTTTCTCCATGTGTCACATTTGACGTGCAAGTTCCtgacatgtgacacatgtgctaGTGCATCAGTGTGCGAAGCGCCGCGTAtgccatcatccatcttcaagcatTCCACACGTCAAATGTTCTAAGATCAATCTTCAAGCACCTCACGTGCGACATGTGCCACCATCGATCTAAAAGCAACCCAATGTGCTAATGTACACATGTGATAGATGTGTCAAGTGATCTTTTCCTATTCCAAGGTGTTTACAACATAGTATTCAAGACAGAGTGTCCAAACTAGCTATCCAGACTATACAAGACAAGTTTGTTGACCTAAATGGGTGTTTAGACTCTTATTTTGAACAAATTAAACACAACTTTGAAAAATTGCTCCAAACAAATCCCTTAGACTTGATGCTCTTTTCCTTTCATGCACATGTTTTTATTTCCTTTAGATGAATTGCAGGCACA is drawn from Magnolia sinica isolate HGM2019 chromosome 5, MsV1, whole genome shotgun sequence and contains these coding sequences:
- the LOC131246219 gene encoding uncharacterized protein LOC131246219, with the translated sequence MYCQYFRLCKFQGIGCIGTTSNFNPRLFMSCCCNLPSMKILIINSSPGKHITVAFPGRKCSGFLPSRRRILPAKGHHGFGADLRAFATRKSVRKARKDGEAPKSRTSETNKHPSNEYDRFEDRSSAVGDVISDDSVELLNDNLIGKSSTSTPSSSRSVVLQACIVTSGLIFTLGVIIRQVSHIAFTEGWAILDSSTEVSFDFETWHLELITGLVILISSCRYLLLKIWPDFAESSEAANQQVLGSLQPLDYVVVAFLPGISEELLFRGALLPLFGLSWKSALAVGAIFGALHLGSGRKYSFAVWATFVGLAYGLATAVTSSIIVPMASHSLNNLVGGILWRYMSPSGYNRSEDEHNVQ